A DNA window from Fragaria vesca subsp. vesca linkage group LG3, FraVesHawaii_1.0, whole genome shotgun sequence contains the following coding sequences:
- the LOC101311658 gene encoding lysosomal Pro-X carboxypeptidase-like, translated as MFRSLQSEALSAFDPSEYETFYYNQTLDHFNFRPDSFSTFQQKYVINSKYWGGSNISAPIFAYLGAEVSLDSVISYTGFLPENANQFQALLIYIQHRYYGESIPFGSRTEAFQNASTLGYFNSAQALADYAEILVHVKTQLNAEHSPVIVIGGSYGGMLASWFRLKYPHIALGALASSAPILYFDDIIPPENGYLSIVTKDFREASETCYQTIKQSWSEIDTIASMPDGLSNLSKIFRTCSPLRTAHHLKYSLQLMYTRAAQFDDPSTNPVNVICSGIDGAASLTNDTLAKIFAGLVAIEGNRSCYLSIAPSSSSTNALPSNANDETSEGWSWQACSEMVMPVFAVGNNTMFQPYSFDVQSYINNCKAQYGVPSRPNWITTYYGGHDIKLTLYRFASNIIFSNGLRDPYSSGRVLQNISDSLVAVYTKNGSHCLDLVPSNPSTDPDWLINQRKIEVEIIKGWMTTYYAALQTFKS; from the exons ATGTTTCGGTCACTCCAATCGGAAGCTTTGTCTGCATTTGATCCAAGTGAATACGAAACATTCTATTACAACCAAACACTTGATCATTTCAACTTCAGACCTGATAGCTTCTCTACTTTTCAACAAAAATATGTGATCAATTCCAAGTACTGGGGCGGTTCCAATATTAGTGCACCGATATTTGCTTACCTTGGCGCGGAAGTATCATTGGATAGTGTTATATCCTACACTGGCTTTCTACCTGAAAACGCCAATCAGTTTCAAGCCCTCCTCATATACATACAG CACCGGTACTACGGCGAATCAATCCCATTCGGCTCTAGAACAGAAGCATTTCAGAATGCAAGCACTCTTGGCTACTTCAACTCAGCCCAAGCTCTAGCAGATTATGCTGAGATCCTCGTACATGTAAAGACGCAACTGAATGCTGAACATTCTCCGGTCATTGTTATTGGTGGATCATATGGTGGAA TGCTTGCTTCATGGTTTCGGCTGAAATACCCCCATATCGCTCTTGGAGCTCTAGCTTCGTCGGCTCCAATTCTTTACTTTGATGACATTATCCCTCCGGAAAATGGATACTTGTCCATTGTCACCAAGGATTTTCGA GAAGCTAGTGAGACTTGCTACCAAACCATTAAACAGTCTTGGTCTGAAATTGATACGATTGCTTCTATGCCTGATGGTCTCTCAAATCTTAGCAAAATATTCCGCACTTGCAG TCCTTTGAGGACGGCACACCATCTCAAATACTCCTTGCAGTTAATGTACACGAGGGCAGCTCAGTTCGATGATCCATCAACAAATCCAGTTAATGTGATTTGCAGTGGTATCGATGGAGCTGCTTCTTTGACGAATGATACTCTTGCGAAAATCTTTGCTGGACTTGTTGCAATTGAAGGAAACAGGTCATGCTACCTTAGTATTGCACCCAGTAGTAGTAGTACTAATGCACTACCAAGCAATGCTAATGATGAAACTTCTGAGGGATGGAGTTGGCAG GCATGTAGTGAAATGGTGATGCCGGTTTTTGCAGTCGGCAACAACACCATGTTTCAACCTTATTCTTTCGACGTACAAAGCTACATTAACAACTGCAAGGCACAGTATGGCGTCCCTTCTCGCCCTAACTGGATCACTACATATTATGGAGGTCAC GATATAAAACTGACCCTCTATAGGTTCGCCAGTAACATCATTTTCTCTAATGGATTAAGAGATCCTTACAGCAGTGGCAG GGTATTACAAAATATATCGGACAGTCTTGTCGCAGTTTATACAAAGAATG GGTCTCATTGCCTCGATTTGGTTCCATCAAACCCTAGTACCGATCCAGACTGGTTGATCAATCAGCGGAAAATAGAGGTTGAGATTATCAAAGGATGGATGACTACGTACTATGCTGCCCTTCAGACATTCAAATCTTAA
- the LOC101311364 gene encoding lysosomal Pro-X carboxypeptidase-like — protein MCYLKVPFHFLRLLLIILLLLCSSVTPFYLPRLGTFRRTIHRYHDSKTIPSSSVSSGFRKFHFTQKLDHFNYKPESYTTFKQMYAINAKYWGGAISGAPILAYLGDEGPLSLPYNYSDFLTDHAPRFKALLVYMEHRFYGESVPFGLSTHKALKNSSIRGYFNSAQALADYAAVLLHVKKTYSAETSPIIVLGGSYGGMLASWFRLKYPHIAHGALASSAPILYFDNIIPPEKGYYSVVTKDFKESSEKCYKTIRNSWAVIDKIASKSNGLSILSKRFSTCK, from the exons ATGTGCTATCTAAAAGTACCCTTTCATTTTCTTCGTCTTCTTCTTATAATTCTTCTGTTACTTTGTTCTTCCGTGACACCGTTTTACTTGCCAAGGCTTGGAACATTTCGAAGAACAATTCACCGATACCACGATTCCAAAACCATCCCATCTTCTTCTGTTTCTTCTGGTTTCAGAAAGTTTCATTTCACCCAAAAGCTTGATCACTTCAACTACAAGCCTGAAAGCTACACCACATTTAAGCAAATGTATGCGATCAATGCTAAATACTGGGGTGGAGCAATCTCTGGTGCGCCAATCTTGGCATATCTCGGAGATGAAGGACCTTTGTCTTTGCCTTATAACTATAGCGATTTTCTCACTGATCACGCCCCTCGATTTAAGGCACTCCTAGTATACATGGAG CATCGGTTCTATGGCGAGTCAGTACCGTTTGGATTATCAACACATAAAGCTCTGAAAAATTCAAGTATCCGAGGTTATTTCAACTCAGCACAAGCCCTTGCAGATTATGCAGCAGTGCTTCTACATGTAAAGAAAACATATTCTGCTGAGACTAGTCCTATAATAGTGCTGGGAGGTTCTTATGGAGGAA TGCTTGCATCATGGTTTCGGCTCAAGTATCCCCACATTGCGCATGGAGCTCTAGCTTCATCAGCTCCAATCCTTTACTTCGATAACATTATTCCACCGGAGAAGGGATACTATTCCGTCGTTACCAAAGATTTCAAA GAAAGTAGTGAAAAATGCTACAAGACAATACGTAATTCCTGGGCTGTAATTGACAAGATTGCTTCCAAGTCCAATGGCCTTTCAATCCTTAGCAAAAGATTCAGCACTTGCAAGTAA